One window of Chamaesiphon minutus PCC 6605 genomic DNA carries:
- the lspA gene encoding signal peptidase II → MRVKNQTFWYAALLSLIIDQASKFLTVQFFDLGQTLPLLPGVFHLTYFTNKGAAFSLFSNSGGWLKWISLGVSLGLVVLALRANLSRWERVGYGCILGGALGNGVDRFVKAEVVDLLDFRLINFPVFNLADVAINIGIGCLLVAAFQERQRSDRAQRNKR, encoded by the coding sequence ATAAGAGTCAAAAATCAAACCTTCTGGTATGCAGCTTTGCTCAGTTTAATAATTGACCAAGCCAGCAAATTTTTGACCGTTCAATTTTTCGATCTGGGTCAGACTTTGCCGCTTCTTCCAGGTGTATTTCACCTGACCTACTTCACCAACAAAGGTGCTGCATTCAGCTTGTTCTCCAATAGTGGTGGATGGCTGAAATGGATTTCTCTAGGAGTCAGTCTGGGTCTCGTTGTACTCGCGCTCCGCGCTAACCTCAGCCGTTGGGAGCGAGTGGGTTATGGTTGCATCTTAGGAGGAGCTTTAGGAAACGGGGTCGATCGCTTTGTCAAAGCGGAAGTCGTCGATCTTCTAGACTTTCGCCTCATTAATTTTCCAGTTTTTAACTTGGCAGATGTAGCAATCAACATTGGGATTGGTTGCTTGCTGGTTGCAGCGTTTCAAGAAAGGCAGCGTAGCGATCGAGCGCAAAGAAACAAACGTTAG
- the lnt gene encoding apolipoprotein N-acyltransferase: protein MTAPKPLKLNLKKRLWQHQPLIIVLASGILMGLAPAPLNFWVLAWVALVPLWVLAVKFKSSFKTLLLQGLVWGIGYHGLALSWITGIHPMTWMGVNWWASLAIALFCWFFITLWGAILVALWAGIFGLICRSLPQTSNLRIALSRVLIGTALWCSLESLWSQGPLYWSALSYTQSPFNLSLLHLGQISGPLTVTAAIITVNAWIGEAWINRKTVTRPIYFNRKYLCIAAGTFITLHLIGFTLYNRPLARPSASALKVGIIQGNIPNEIKLYEEGWQRALKNYTEGYQILANRGVDAVLTPEVALPFRWTEPNRIQNTFDRTILAEKVVAWVGALGTQGNHSTNSLFTVMGNGQTLSEYRKVKLVPLGEYIPFERWLGKFMNRLSPLKTNLIAGQSNQTFNTPFGRAIVGICYESAFAEHFRAQAAAGGQFILTASNNAHYSPAMPAQHHAQDVMRAIETDRWAVRATNTGYSGIVDPHGRTRWRSNLNTYELHSDTIYRRSTQTLYVRWGDWLTPLWVVAGLTAWLFNSFKRNRNLLSQN, encoded by the coding sequence ATGACTGCACCTAAGCCCCTGAAGCTGAATCTCAAGAAACGACTTTGGCAGCATCAGCCTCTGATCATTGTTTTAGCGAGTGGCATTTTAATGGGGTTAGCACCTGCTCCCCTTAATTTCTGGGTTCTGGCATGGGTTGCATTGGTGCCGCTATGGGTTTTAGCAGTAAAATTTAAGAGCAGCTTCAAAACGTTGCTCCTACAAGGATTGGTTTGGGGCATTGGGTATCATGGACTGGCATTATCCTGGATTACTGGCATTCACCCCATGACCTGGATGGGAGTCAACTGGTGGGCAAGTCTAGCAATCGCCCTCTTCTGCTGGTTCTTCATCACGCTGTGGGGGGCTATCCTGGTTGCGCTGTGGGCAGGGATATTTGGACTTATTTGTCGCTCTCTACCTCAAACATCCAACTTGAGAATTGCTCTCAGTCGTGTCCTGATTGGAACAGCCCTTTGGTGTAGCCTGGAATCCCTCTGGAGCCAAGGACCGCTTTACTGGAGTGCTCTGTCCTACACGCAAAGTCCTTTCAACTTGTCACTCCTGCATCTAGGGCAAATTTCAGGTCCTCTCACCGTAACCGCCGCCATTATTACTGTAAATGCCTGGATTGGCGAAGCATGGATTAACCGCAAAACTGTAACTCGCCCTATCTATTTCAACCGTAAGTATTTGTGTATCGCTGCTGGAACATTCATCACTCTGCATCTAATCGGCTTTACCTTGTACAATCGTCCGCTCGCTCGACCTTCAGCATCAGCACTGAAAGTCGGCATCATTCAGGGCAATATTCCAAACGAAATCAAGCTTTACGAAGAAGGCTGGCAACGCGCTCTTAAAAACTACACTGAGGGCTACCAGATACTGGCAAATCGGGGGGTTGATGCCGTCCTCACTCCAGAGGTTGCTTTACCTTTTCGATGGACTGAGCCAAACCGCATTCAAAATACCTTCGATCGAACCATTTTGGCAGAAAAAGTTGTGGCGTGGGTTGGAGCCTTGGGTACGCAGGGGAATCACTCGACTAATAGCCTGTTTACCGTTATGGGTAATGGGCAGACCCTCAGTGAATACCGGAAAGTCAAGCTAGTGCCATTGGGCGAGTACATTCCCTTTGAGCGATGGTTGGGTAAATTCATGAATCGCCTCTCACCCCTCAAAACAAATTTAATTGCAGGTCAATCCAACCAAACCTTCAATACTCCCTTCGGTCGAGCGATCGTGGGTATCTGCTATGAGTCTGCCTTTGCCGAGCATTTTCGCGCTCAAGCAGCGGCAGGAGGGCAGTTCATTCTCACCGCTTCTAACAATGCCCATTACAGCCCAGCCATGCCTGCTCAACATCATGCTCAGGATGTCATGCGAGCGATTGAAACCGATCGCTGGGCAGTGCGTGCTACTAACACAGGTTACTCCGGCATCGTAGACCCGCATGGACGAACCCGATGGCGTTCCAACTTAAATACCTATGAGCTTCACAGCGATACAATTTATCGCCGCTCAACTCAAACCCTTTACGTCCGGTGGGGAGACTGGCTTACCCCCTTGTGGGTAGTAGCAGGATTGACAGCCTGGTTGTTCAACAGTTTTAAACGAAACCGTAACCTGCTGTCACAAAATTAA
- a CDS encoding tyrosine-type recombinase/integrase: MEQPTSTTTSTPTFVLDANPLIAAFTSFLQFDVASGGASGETIRTYWCEAKQYLLWCEVNQLQPLEVTRDAIKIYRHNLVQQQYKPATIALKLVAVSRMYDAAMEYGLLSHNPVWGVKAPKQRGDPADSITYLTASEAETFLQAPLAKSTPIKVLRDRFLLGLMTLEGVRSMEAHRANVGDIRRDPTGVGITVMSKRQQRVVPLIPDLVDVLDRYLLARRQAKFSTAAATPLFINVHHPRHHIDPDREDRRLSRRGIRFIVDSYLEALNLKHGDGRILSAHSLRHTAGTLAIQNGASLRQVQDLLGHVNPKTTAIYTHVGDRWVNNPALKLGIRLNPN; the protein is encoded by the coding sequence ATGGAGCAACCCACTAGTACTACCACCAGTACACCCACTTTTGTCCTCGATGCCAATCCCCTAATTGCCGCATTTACCAGCTTCCTCCAATTCGATGTGGCATCCGGCGGTGCTAGTGGCGAAACCATCCGTACCTATTGGTGCGAAGCGAAACAGTACTTGCTCTGGTGTGAGGTCAATCAACTCCAACCACTAGAAGTGACGCGGGATGCGATTAAAATCTACCGCCATAACTTAGTTCAACAGCAATACAAACCTGCCACCATTGCCCTCAAATTAGTCGCTGTGAGTCGCATGTACGATGCAGCGATGGAATATGGTCTACTTTCGCATAACCCCGTCTGGGGCGTAAAAGCACCAAAGCAACGCGGCGATCCGGCTGACTCAATCACTTATTTGACTGCTAGTGAAGCAGAGACATTCCTCCAGGCTCCACTGGCTAAATCTACACCAATAAAAGTCCTCCGCGACCGTTTCCTGTTGGGGTTGATGACCCTCGAAGGGGTCAGGTCGATGGAAGCGCATCGGGCGAATGTGGGGGATATTCGCCGCGATCCAACTGGGGTGGGGATTACGGTCATGAGTAAGCGACAACAACGAGTTGTGCCGCTGATTCCCGATTTGGTGGATGTACTCGATCGTTATTTACTCGCCAGAAGACAGGCTAAATTTAGTACGGCGGCTGCTACTCCTTTATTTATCAACGTCCATCATCCGCGCCATCACATCGACCCCGACCGTGAGGATCGTCGCTTATCAAGACGTGGGATTAGATTTATTGTTGATAGTTATCTCGAAGCCCTCAATCTCAAACATGGGGATGGACGGATTTTATCGGCTCATTCTTTGCGGCATACTGCGGGGACTTTAGCGATTCAGAATGGAGCATCCTTGCGTCAAGTTCAGGACTTATTGGGTCATGTCAATCCGAAGACCACGGCGATTTACACCCATGTGGGGGATCGGTGGGTTAATAATCCGGCTCTGAAATTGGGGATTCGACTCAATCCCAATTAG
- a CDS encoding class I SAM-dependent methyltransferase, giving the protein MNIYSRLIFPTLIDLVMSGEDFANYRRIVLADAVGSVLEIGFGTGLNLAYYPTGRVQKITTVDVNPGMNKLAQKRITASSIEVDYRVLNGEKLPMADDIFDTVVSTWTLCSIKQVEIEIAEIHRVLKPSGKFLFIEHGLSNEPNIQTWQHRITPIQKVIGDGCHLDRPIRLLIAKQFNNLDIREFYSPNTPKIGGYFYQGIAIK; this is encoded by the coding sequence ATGAATATTTATTCCCGACTAATTTTCCCCACATTAATCGATCTAGTGATGTCTGGGGAGGATTTTGCCAACTATCGACGGATAGTCCTCGCCGATGCAGTAGGATCGGTATTAGAAATTGGCTTTGGTACTGGTTTGAATTTAGCTTATTACCCGACAGGTCGAGTACAGAAAATTACGACTGTTGATGTCAATCCAGGGATGAATAAACTCGCACAAAAGCGGATAACCGCTAGTTCAATCGAGGTAGATTATCGGGTGCTAAATGGAGAAAAATTACCGATGGCAGACGATATATTCGATACAGTAGTTAGTACCTGGACACTATGTAGTATTAAACAGGTAGAAATAGAGATCGCTGAAATTCATCGCGTACTGAAACCAAGTGGTAAATTCCTATTTATCGAACACGGATTGAGTAATGAGCCAAATATCCAAACTTGGCAACATCGAATTACTCCCATTCAGAAAGTAATTGGTGATGGCTGTCATCTCGATCGCCCGATTCGCCTATTAATTGCTAAACAGTTTAATAATTTAGATATTCGAGAATTTTATAGCCCTAACACACCTAAAATTGGCGGATATTTTTATCAAGGAATTGCAATTAAGTAA
- a CDS encoding tetratricopeptide repeat protein: MMLDKLPEQHDLIIASDDYIALGNRQSQIGNKRGALAAYDRAVCLAPNYARAYNYRGSFKFAYCRDIQGAIADFDSAIGYDPNYAVAYANRGLVRYQQLGDIPGALADLNVAILLNPRDASVYTTRGLIKYELGDIEYAFADYDLAISIDPTFAAAYNCRGLLKNVKLMDIDGALADYDKAIALDPLLSEAFYNRGTLKHKELGDSVGALADYDKAILLAPRLAAAYLVRGLLKRDKLDDLLGASRDFMHARDLDPQIAADP; this comes from the coding sequence ATGATGTTAGATAAGTTACCCGAACAGCACGATCTCATCATTGCCTCAGATGACTATATTGCACTTGGCAATCGACAATCCCAAATCGGCAACAAGCGAGGTGCTTTAGCTGCTTACGATCGGGCAGTTTGTCTTGCCCCTAACTATGCCAGAGCTTATAACTATCGCGGTTCATTTAAGTTTGCATACTGTAGAGATATCCAGGGGGCGATCGCCGATTTCGACTCAGCCATTGGCTACGACCCCAATTATGCTGTCGCTTATGCCAATCGCGGCCTGGTTCGGTATCAGCAATTAGGTGACATTCCGGGAGCCTTAGCCGACCTCAATGTGGCGATCCTCCTCAATCCTCGCGATGCTTCTGTTTATACCACTCGCGGGTTGATTAAATACGAACTCGGAGATATCGAATACGCTTTTGCCGACTACGATTTGGCGATCTCGATCGACCCTACCTTCGCTGCGGCTTACAACTGTCGTGGGCTGCTAAAAAATGTAAAGCTGATGGATATTGATGGTGCATTAGCCGATTACGACAAAGCGATCGCGCTCGATCCTCTTCTATCCGAGGCGTTCTACAATCGCGGTACGCTCAAGCATAAAGAGCTTGGCGATTCGGTAGGTGCATTAGCCGATTACGACAAAGCGATACTGCTAGCTCCCCGTCTGGCTGCTGCCTATTTGGTGCGGGGTCTGCTCAAACGCGACAAACTCGACGACCTGCTTGGTGCCTCCCGCGACTTTATGCACGCGCGCGATCTCGATCCTCAGATTGCGGCAGATCCTTAG
- a CDS encoding DUF4168 domain-containing protein, with protein MTTPRSASQFYRSTRPLLLGILTGLLGILSGTIPDLAASQPSLLFATVARADEFKDPELRNYAATILEIESIRQSALAQVSRANGKAPLPNLICSQPTTMESLNSEAKSLFVRYCNQSETIAAKKGLSIDRFNYITQAVHSSLQLQNRVRSLMMN; from the coding sequence ATGACAACCCCCCGCTCCGCTAGTCAATTTTATCGTTCGACTCGCCCACTATTGCTGGGCATTCTCACTGGTTTACTCGGTATTTTAAGTGGTACAATCCCCGATCTTGCTGCCTCACAACCCAGTTTGCTGTTTGCTACAGTAGCGCGGGCAGATGAATTCAAAGATCCTGAGCTTCGCAATTATGCTGCGACTATATTAGAAATAGAATCAATCCGCCAATCAGCACTCGCGCAAGTGAGCCGCGCCAATGGTAAGGCACCCTTACCTAATCTAATTTGCAGTCAGCCTACTACGATGGAGAGTCTCAATAGCGAAGCAAAATCGCTGTTTGTCAGATATTGCAATCAATCTGAGACGATTGCGGCTAAGAAAGGATTGAGTATCGACAGGTTCAATTACATTACTCAGGCGGTACATTCCAGTCTTCAGCTCCAAAATCGGGTGCGGAGCTTGATGATGAATTAA
- a CDS encoding sensor histidine kinase yields MFQKIYYRLLFSYLGVLTFTLGTFAIAIRVAFIYNMKQQITDKLTLLGRSAAVNARLEGDRLKLENLQSVQNLMRQDQALQWFNSRRELITQQGKATIASPLLDNAPVQIQENNDSYIQVVTLPIISGSNSQVIGYVRASQSLEERDSILGELDWGLGSGMVIALVLSGIGGFVLTRQAMQPVEKSYQRLKQFTAHASHELRSPLMAIKASAQVAMRHPEAMRPDDAEEFQTILLAADQMTRLTEDLLLLARDTIPCQSWNTVDLAALLESLVKQYQSQAIAQSIHLSTQITHPLHVVGNSSELTRLFRNLLDNALYYTSSSGSVEIRASRIASQISANIQDTGVGIAPEHLEHIFERFWRADQSRSHKNGKSGLGLAISKIIAEQHNGSITVTSQLGDGSCFTVRLASAIPETQ; encoded by the coding sequence ATGTTTCAAAAAATCTACTATCGATTGCTTTTTTCATACCTGGGAGTTCTTACCTTCACTCTAGGAACATTTGCGATCGCGATTCGAGTTGCTTTTATCTACAACATGAAGCAGCAAATTACAGACAAACTAACATTACTAGGAAGGAGTGCTGCTGTGAATGCAAGGCTTGAGGGAGATCGTCTCAAGCTTGAGAATTTACAGTCTGTACAGAATTTGATGAGGCAAGATCAAGCTTTACAATGGTTCAATTCGCGAAGAGAGTTAATCACCCAACAAGGTAAAGCTACAATCGCGTCGCCACTGTTGGACAATGCACCTGTGCAAATTCAGGAGAATAATGACAGTTATATTCAAGTAGTAACATTACCGATTATCAGCGGCAGTAATAGCCAGGTGATTGGCTATGTGAGAGCAAGTCAGTCTCTAGAGGAGCGCGATAGTATTCTCGGTGAACTGGATTGGGGTTTGGGAAGTGGAATGGTAATCGCTTTAGTGCTCAGTGGCATAGGTGGATTTGTTCTGACTCGTCAGGCGATGCAGCCTGTTGAAAAGAGCTATCAGCGCTTAAAGCAATTCACAGCACATGCGTCACATGAACTTCGTAGTCCTTTGATGGCGATTAAAGCGAGTGCACAGGTTGCGATGCGTCATCCAGAGGCGATGCGCCCTGATGATGCTGAGGAATTTCAGACAATTCTACTAGCGGCCGATCAAATGACCCGCCTTACAGAAGATTTGTTACTATTGGCTCGTGATACTATCCCTTGTCAGAGTTGGAACACAGTTGATTTAGCAGCACTTTTAGAGAGTTTGGTAAAACAGTACCAGTCTCAAGCGATCGCTCAAAGCATTCACTTGAGCACTCAAATTACTCACCCTTTACACGTAGTTGGTAACAGCAGCGAGTTGACCCGATTGTTTAGGAATTTGCTAGATAACGCGCTGTACTACACCTCCTCATCCGGATCTGTGGAAATCAGGGCGAGCCGAATTGCTTCTCAAATCTCTGCCAACATTCAAGATACAGGTGTAGGAATTGCACCAGAACATCTTGAACATATTTTTGAACGGTTTTGGCGTGCCGATCAATCGCGTTCTCACAAAAACGGAAAATCAGGCTTGGGCTTAGCAATCTCTAAAATAATTGCTGAACAGCACAATGGCTCTATTACAGTCACAAGTCAGCTTGGAGATGGCAGTTGTTTTACTGTTCGCTTAGCCAGTGCAATTCCTGAAACACAATGA